Proteins co-encoded in one Inquilinus sp. Marseille-Q2685 genomic window:
- a CDS encoding glutathione S-transferase family protein — translation MRLVIGNKRYSSWSLRPWLALAHHGVAFEEVLIPLYRDGSKEAILRHSPSGKVPALIDGGTTVWDSLAILEYLAERFPDLALWPRDPARRALARSVSAEMHSGFTALRNELPMDLAPVDPGKARSDATGADIARITAIWRQCRAAAGAEGPFLFGAFGAADCMYAPVVVRFDRYRVPLDPACRTYADAILDLPAMRRWVEAGMAEPWVLMF, via the coding sequence ATGCGCCTCGTCATCGGCAACAAGCGCTATTCCTCCTGGTCGCTGCGGCCCTGGCTGGCCCTGGCGCATCACGGCGTCGCCTTCGAGGAGGTCCTGATCCCGCTGTACCGTGACGGGTCGAAGGAGGCGATCCTGCGCCATTCGCCGAGCGGCAAGGTGCCGGCGCTGATCGACGGCGGCACCACGGTGTGGGACAGCCTGGCGATCCTCGAATACCTGGCCGAGCGCTTCCCGGATCTCGCCCTGTGGCCGCGCGACCCGGCGCGGCGGGCGCTGGCGCGGTCGGTCTCGGCCGAGATGCACAGCGGCTTCACGGCCCTGCGCAACGAGCTGCCGATGGACCTGGCGCCGGTCGATCCGGGCAAGGCCCGCAGCGACGCCACCGGGGCCGACATCGCCCGCATCACCGCGATCTGGCGGCAGTGCCGCGCGGCGGCTGGCGCCGAGGGCCCCTTCCTGTTCGGCGCCTTCGGCGCGGCCGACTGCATGTATGCGCCGGTGGTGGTGCGATTCGACCGCTATCGGGTGCCGCTCGACCCCGCCTGCCGGACCTATGCCGACGCGATCCTGGACCTGCCGGCGATGCGGCGCTGGGTCGAGGCGGGGATGGCCGAGCCCTGGGTGCTGATGTTCTGA